The following proteins come from a genomic window of Parambassis ranga chromosome 4, fParRan2.1, whole genome shotgun sequence:
- the nr2c2ap gene encoding nuclear receptor 2C2-associated protein has translation MASSLICSETQSRVSSVLNRDVKQYGKKYMFDCNEETCWNSDQGECQWVSLEFPKSVSVTELKVQFQGGFSAKACRLEGCPKDGEFTVLSQFYPEDNNCLQSFPIQEAPAVDKVKIMFENSADFFGRIIVYSLDVLGEKAS, from the exons ATGGCTTCCTCGTTGATTTGTAGCgaaacacagagcag GGTGAGTTCAGTGCTGAACAGAGATGTAAAACAGTACGGAAAGAAGTATATGTTTGACTGCAATGAAGAGACGTGCTGGAACTCAGACcag GGTGAATGTCAGTGGGTGTCTCTGGAGTTCCCCAAGTCTGTCAGTGTGACGGAGTTAAAGGTCCAATTCCAGGGCGGCTTCTCAGCAAAAGCATGCAGATTAGAAG GTTGTCCGAAAGATGGAGAATTCACAGTGCTTAGCCAGTTTTACCCCGAGGACAACAACTGTCTTCAG AGCTTTCCCATACAGGAGGCCCCTGCTGTGGACaaagtaaaaataatgtttgagAATAGTGCTGACTTTTTTGGGAGAATTATTGTTTATTCCTTGGACGTCCTGGGGGAAAAAGCTTCATGA
- the rfxank gene encoding DNA-binding protein RFXANK isoform X3: MEAGGDDDDVADGQHVQPSSANTCPTGTREEKSNESIDVDEDDLFKHSTTLTNKQRGNEVTVRPATLDALSIHQLAAQGEVSQVAAHLSKDSSLLSRQDERGFTPLMWAAAFGEKAVVDFLLEKGADPKTIARERESALTLASSGGYVDIVESLLRHGVDINTYDWNGGTPLLYAVRGNHIKCVEALLAKGADMTIESDSGYSPMALAVALGHKKIQKVLEDHILKLYKPQT, encoded by the exons ATGGAGGCcggaggtgatgatgatgatgttgcaGATGGCCAACATGTTCAGCCATCTAGCGCTAATACATGTCCCACCGGTACAAGAGAGGAGAAGTCCAATG AGAGCATAGATGTGGATGAAGAtgatttgttcaaacactccacCACTCTGACCAACAAGCAGCGTGGGAATGAGGTCACAGTGCGCCCGGCAACATTGGATG CTCTGTCCATACACCAACTCGCAGCTCAGGGTGAGGTTTCACAAGTGGCTGCACACCTAAGTAAAG ACAGCTCACTGCTCAGCAGACAAGACGAACGAGGTTTTACACCTCTTATGTGGGCAGCAGCATTTGGAGAGAAAGCAGTGGTGGACTTTCTGTTGGAAAAG ggTGCAGACCCTAAAACAATTGCGAGGGAGCGGGAGAGTGCCCTGACACTGGCCAGCTCTGGAGGCTACGTGGACATAGTTGAATCTCTTCTCAGACATGGAGTGGACATTAACACATATGACTGG AATGGTGGAACGCCTCTTCTTTATGCAGTACGAGGGAACCATATCAAATGTGTAGAGGCACTGCTAG CAAAAGGAGCAGATATGACTATTGAATCTGACTCTGGTTACAGTCCAATGGCCTTAGCTGTTGCACTTGGACATAAAAAAA TTCAGAAAGTGCTGGAGGACCATATCCTGAAACTCTACAAGCCACAGACATGA
- the rfxank gene encoding DNA-binding protein RFXANK isoform X2, producing MRLYLMFTAVTMEAGGDDDDVADGQHVQPSSANTCPTGTREEKSNESIDVDEDDLFKHSTTLTNKQRGNEVTVRPATLDALSIHQLAAQGEVSQVAAHLSKDSSLLSRQDERGFTPLMWAAAFGEKAVVDFLLEKGADPKTIARERESALTLASSGGYVDIVESLLRHGVDINTYDWNGGTPLLYAVRGNHIKCVEALLAKGADMTIESDSGYSPMALAVALGHKKIQKVLEDHILKLYKPQT from the exons ATGAG GTTGTATCTTATGTTTACTGCAGTGACCATGGAGGCcggaggtgatgatgatgatgttgcaGATGGCCAACATGTTCAGCCATCTAGCGCTAATACATGTCCCACCGGTACAAGAGAGGAGAAGTCCAATG AGAGCATAGATGTGGATGAAGAtgatttgttcaaacactccacCACTCTGACCAACAAGCAGCGTGGGAATGAGGTCACAGTGCGCCCGGCAACATTGGATG CTCTGTCCATACACCAACTCGCAGCTCAGGGTGAGGTTTCACAAGTGGCTGCACACCTAAGTAAAG ACAGCTCACTGCTCAGCAGACAAGACGAACGAGGTTTTACACCTCTTATGTGGGCAGCAGCATTTGGAGAGAAAGCAGTGGTGGACTTTCTGTTGGAAAAG ggTGCAGACCCTAAAACAATTGCGAGGGAGCGGGAGAGTGCCCTGACACTGGCCAGCTCTGGAGGCTACGTGGACATAGTTGAATCTCTTCTCAGACATGGAGTGGACATTAACACATATGACTGG AATGGTGGAACGCCTCTTCTTTATGCAGTACGAGGGAACCATATCAAATGTGTAGAGGCACTGCTAG CAAAAGGAGCAGATATGACTATTGAATCTGACTCTGGTTACAGTCCAATGGCCTTAGCTGTTGCACTTGGACATAAAAAAA TTCAGAAAGTGCTGGAGGACCATATCCTGAAACTCTACAAGCCACAGACATGA
- the rfxank gene encoding DNA-binding protein RFXANK isoform X1: MRLYLMFTAVTMEAGGDDDDVADGQHVQPSSANTCPTGTREEKSNESIDVDEDDLFKHSTTLTNKQRGNEVTVRPATLDALSIHQLAAQGEVSQVAAHLSKDSSLLSRQDERGFTPLMWAAAFGEKAVVDFLLEKGADPKTIARERESALTLASSGGYVDIVESLLRHGVDINTYDWNGGTPLLYAVRGNHIKCVEALLAKGADMTIESDSGYSPMALAVALGHKKIQKVLEDHILKLYKPQT; encoded by the exons ATGCG GTTGTATCTTATGTTTACTGCAGTGACCATGGAGGCcggaggtgatgatgatgatgttgcaGATGGCCAACATGTTCAGCCATCTAGCGCTAATACATGTCCCACCGGTACAAGAGAGGAGAAGTCCAATG AGAGCATAGATGTGGATGAAGAtgatttgttcaaacactccacCACTCTGACCAACAAGCAGCGTGGGAATGAGGTCACAGTGCGCCCGGCAACATTGGATG CTCTGTCCATACACCAACTCGCAGCTCAGGGTGAGGTTTCACAAGTGGCTGCACACCTAAGTAAAG ACAGCTCACTGCTCAGCAGACAAGACGAACGAGGTTTTACACCTCTTATGTGGGCAGCAGCATTTGGAGAGAAAGCAGTGGTGGACTTTCTGTTGGAAAAG ggTGCAGACCCTAAAACAATTGCGAGGGAGCGGGAGAGTGCCCTGACACTGGCCAGCTCTGGAGGCTACGTGGACATAGTTGAATCTCTTCTCAGACATGGAGTGGACATTAACACATATGACTGG AATGGTGGAACGCCTCTTCTTTATGCAGTACGAGGGAACCATATCAAATGTGTAGAGGCACTGCTAG CAAAAGGAGCAGATATGACTATTGAATCTGACTCTGGTTACAGTCCAATGGCCTTAGCTGTTGCACTTGGACATAAAAAAA TTCAGAAAGTGCTGGAGGACCATATCCTGAAACTCTACAAGCCACAGACATGA